The genomic interval GCCCCATTAAACACAACACATCTGCCGACATCACTGACCACGCATTAACAGTTTATCGAGATCCTCTAAGCGCAACTGCGCCCACGTCGGTCGGCCATGATTGCATTGCCCACTGCGCTCAGTCATTTCCATATCACGCAAAAGTGCATTCATCTCCGCCAAGCTGAGTTGACGATTCGCACGAATCGCGCCATGACACGCCATGGTCGATAAAATGTCCTGAATGGTATCCTGCAAGCGCTCGCTCTCACCCAGCTCATTCAAATCGGACAACACGTCTTTAATTAAGGCTTCGCAGTTTGCATTGGAAAGCACCATAGGCACTTCGCGCAACAACACCACATCCGGCCCGCTCTCTTGTAAAATCAAACCAAGCTTTCTGAAGGTATCCATATGCTCAAGTACGCAGGCCATATCTTTTTCACTCAAGTGAATCGATAGTGGCACCAATAAATGCTGACGATGAATGCCTTCTTCAAAAAATGCAGTTTTTAAGCGCTCATAGCTAATACGCTCGTGCGCGGCATGCATATCCACAATCACCAAGCCTTTCGCGTTTTGCGCCAAAATGTACACGCCGTGCAATTGGGCCAAGGCATTACCCAAGGGGTGTTGTTCTATCACTCTAGGCGCACTGTCTTCCACCGCTAAAGCTTCAAACACTTGTGCCGCTGGTACTTGCGGGCTGTGTGCGCCAAAAGCAAACTCTATCGCAGCTTGTTCAACGGGCTCGCTGCGATAAGGCTGTGTCGCAGCCCGGCGGAAGGAAACCGTATCATCCGACAACGTTTTAAAAGCGCCGGTCATCTGCGCAGGCTGTAAATCATGACTAGGGCGAACATCGGCTAATGCTTGCTTTAAGGTGCGATACAAGAAATCAAACACTAAGCGGTGTTCACGAAAGCGCACTTCGTGTTTACTGGGATGCACATTCACATCAACCATGTCAGGCTGTATGGTGAGGTACAAGGCATACACGGGAAAGCGACCATGATATAAAACATCGCTGTATGCTTTCTTGATGGCAAACGTTAAATTTTTATCGCGGATCACGCGACCATTGAGAAAAAGGTATTGCATGTCGGATTGGCTGCGCGAAAACGTGGGCTGTGCAATCCAACCGCTTAAGGCAAGACCAACGGCTGCAT from Gammaproteobacteria bacterium CG11_big_fil_rev_8_21_14_0_20_46_22 carries:
- the mutL gene encoding DNA mismatch repair protein MutL (This protein is involved in the repair of mismatches in DNA. It is required for dam-dependent methyl-directed DNA mismatch repair. Promotes the formation of a stable complex between two or more DNA-binding proteins in an ATP-dependent manner without itself being part of a final effector complex), which encodes MSSQRIQLLSPRLANQIAAGEVVERPASVIKELLENSLDAGATRIEVELEQGGVKLMSVRDNGRGIHQEDLLLAVSRHATSKIVRDEDLHAIQTLGFRGEALASVASVSRFLIQSATDNQGGHAVEVDGGNEARERPASQPQGTLVEVRDLFYNVPARRKFLRAERTELSHIEEVFKRVALSHFAVGFSLKHNGKVLKQYHPANTLEAQEKRIAAILGQEFISNALHVENAAVGLALSGWIAQPTFSRSQSDMQYLFLNGRVIRDKNLTFAIKKAYSDVLYHGRFPVYALYLTIQPDMVDVNVHPSKHEVRFREHRLVFDFLYRTLKQALADVRPSHDLQPAQMTGAFKTLSDDTVSFRRAATQPYRSEPVEQAAIEFAFGAHSPQVPAAQVFEALAVEDSAPRVIEQHPLGNALAQLHGVYILAQNAKGLVIVDMHAAHERISYERLKTAFFEEGIHRQHLLVPLSIHLSEKDMACVLEHMDTFRKLGLILQESGPDVVLLREVPMVLSNANCEALIKDVLSDLNELGESERLQDTIQDILSTMACHGAIRANRQLSLAEMNALLRDMEMTERSGQCNHGRPTWAQLRLEDLDKLLMRGQ